The following proteins are encoded in a genomic region of Acipenser ruthenus chromosome 4, fAciRut3.2 maternal haplotype, whole genome shotgun sequence:
- the LOC131736994 gene encoding uncharacterized protein LOC131736994, translating into MEASAKMCEAYKAYFGMPVGDQDKPWAPHFTCEHCKKTLEGWYRGEKRAMKFAIPRIWREPTDHSCNCYFCMVDPSKRRNGKNAPAITYPDLPSSIAPVPHCHELPVPTPPEREQSSLEESSKSESEEDVVDPDDNFRGGAEERIPYYPNQKDLNNLIRDLGLTKSNAELLTSRLKQWNLLDESVQVADQRKRHQPFSSFFTCQDGLCFCHNVTSLFEAIGITCNQNEWRLFIDSSSRSLKAVLLHKNCHLGAPLVRLAGARDTTQQELCSENLSKYRTTVTGASKRQGGQQMKAFDL; encoded by the exons atggaagcatctgctaagatgtgtgaggcctacaaggcatatttcggcatgcctgtcggggatcaagacaaaccctgggcacctcatttcacctgcgagcactgcaaaaaaactctggaag gatggtacagaggggaaaagagagccatgaagtttgctatcccaagaatttggcgggaacccactgaccactcatgcaactgctacttctgcatggtggacccttccaaacgtcggaatggcaagaatgcacctgctatcacgtatccggaccttccttcatccattgccccagtgccacactgccatgagctccccgtacccactcctccggagagagagcagtcgtctttagaagagagcagcaagtcagagagcgaggaagacgttgtagatccagatgacaatttcagaggtggagctgaggagagaatcccatactaccccaaccaaaaagacctcaacaacttgattagagatcttggtctcaccaagtccaatgccgagcttttgacgtctaggctcaagcagtggaacttgttggatgaaagtgtgcaagtcgcagatcagaggaagcgtcaccaacctttttccagcttcttcacctgtcaagatgggctctgcttctgccacaatgtgaccagtctgtttgaggcaatcggaatcacctgtaaccagaatgagtggcgcctcttcattgacagctcatccaggagcctcaaagccgtgctgctccataa AAACTGCCATTTGGGGGCCCCCCTGGTGCGCTTGGCAGGGGCCAGG GATACAACACAGCAGGAGCTCTGCTCGGAGAACTTGAGTAAATACAGAACGACAGTGACCGGAGCAAGTAAAAGGCAAGGAGGCCAGCAAATGAAAGCTTTTGATTTATAG